The DNA segment AGCACTGGGCGCTGCGGACCTCGCCGATGTCGCCCCGGCGGATGCGTTCGATCGCCGCGAGATAGCACGCCTGGTGCCGGCGCTGGGTGCCGGCGACGACGCACAGCCCGTGCGCCTCGGCGGCGCGGCTTGCCTCGATCACCTTGCGCACGCCCACGGGGTCGACCGCGACGGGCTTCTCCATGAACACGTGCTTGCGCTTCTCGATCGCGTACGCGTAGTGCGCCGGGCGGAAGCCCGGGGGCGTCGCGAGGATGACCGAGTCCACGCCCGCGTCGATCACCTGGCGGTACGCGTCCCACCCGGTGAAGCACGTGGCGTCCGAGAGGCGGACGCGTTCGGACAAGTTGCCCTCGAGCTTCGTGAGCGACGAGCGGCAGGAGTCCACGCGCTCTTTCAGGACGTCGCCGATCGCGACGATCTCGGTATCGGGCGAGGCCTCGAGCGCGTTCTGGGCGGCGCCGGTGCCGCGCCCGCCGCAGCCGATGACGCCGATCCGCAGGCGCGAGGCGCGCCGGGCCGGGGCGGCGCCGAACGCGGGGAGCGTGCCGATGGCGGCGGCCCCGGCGATGACGGCGGACGCCTGCATGAACCGGCGGCGGGAGACGGGGTCGGGCGAGGATGGGCCGGGGAGTTGCGGTCCGGACATGGCGGCCTCCGACAGCGAGCGGCGCGGCACGCCGCCCGCCCGCGAACGCCGAGAGGGGAGGCCTGCCCGCGCCAGTCTACTGCGCGAGGCTACTGGGCGGGCGGGGTCAGCACCCGGATGTCGCCCTTCTTGCCCTCGATGAACACCTCGTCGGCCTCGGTCAGGAAGAACCCATGGTCCACCACGCCCGGGACGTGGTCGAGGGCGAGCGAGAGCTGCTCGACGTCGGCGGCCTCGGAGAATCGCATGTCGAACACCACGCCCCCGCCGTCGGAGACGAAGACCTCGCCGTCGAGCGTGCGCCGGAGCACGCCCGAGAGGCCCATCTCGCGCAGGCGGTTGCGGGTGCTGGCGATGCCGAAGGGGATGATCGTGACCGCGAGCAGCGCCCGCGTGCCCAGGCGCTGCACGAGCTTCTCTTCGCTCGCGAGATACACGCAGCGGCGCGAGACGGCGGCCAGCAGGCGCTGGCGCGTGATGGCGCCGTGCCCGCCCTTGAGCATGCGGAGCTGGTGATCGACCTCGTCCGCGCCGTCGAACGTGTAGTCGAGCGCCTCGATCTCGTTGAACGAGACCAGCGGGAGCCCGAGCTCCTTGGCGAGCGACTCGGACGCGAGGCTGGAGCACACGCAGTCGATGTCGAGCTTCTCGTCGCGCACGCGCCGGGCGAGGGCGCGGATCGCGCGGTTGGCCGTGCGCCCCGTGCCCAGGCCCACGATCATGCCCGACTGGATCGGCGCAACGGCCTCCAAGGCGAGGCGGTCGGTCCCGCCCGCGTGGTCGTGCACCCCGGGTTGGGAAGTTTCAGTCAAAGCGGATCCCCTGTGCGAGTTTGAGCTCGGTCCCGAAGTTCACAGTATTCGTCTGGCGGCGCATGTACGCCTTCCACGAGTCGCTGCCCGACTCGCGCCCGCCGCCGGTTTCCTTCTCGCCCCCGAAGGCCCCGCCGATCTCCGCGCCGCTGGTCCCGGCGTTGACGTTGGCGATGCCGCAGTCGCTGCCCGAGGCCGACAGGAACCGCTCGGCGCTGCGCACGCTGTCGGTGAAGATGGCGGACGACAGGCCCTGGGGCACGTCGTTCTGGAGCGCGATGGCCTGCTCGATCGCCTTGAACGTGAAGACGTAGAGGATGGGCGCGAACGTCTCCTCGCGCGAGATCGGGAGCAGGTTGCTCGCGGGCGCACGGACGATGGCCGGCGCCACGAAGTTGCCCCCCAGGCCCACGTCGGCGCGCGTGCCGCCGCAGAGCACGCGCCCGCCCTGGGTTGTGGCCGCGACGATGGCGTTGAGGAACATCTCGACGGCGTGCGCGTTGATGAGCGGGCCGACGAGCGTGCCTTCCTTCAGGGGGTCGCCCAGCCGGATCGTCTTGTACGCCGCGACCAGGCGGGCGCACACCTCGTCGGCGATCGACTCGTGCACGATGAGGCGGCGCGTCGTCGTGCAGCGCTGCCCCGCGGTGCCGACGGCGGCGAACACGATGGCGGGGATCGCGAGGTTGAGGTCGGCGGAGGCGTCCACGATCGCCGCGTTGTTCCCGCCCAACTCCAGGAGGCAGCGGCCCAGGCGCTCGGCGACGACCTGCCCGACGCGCTTGCCCATGCGGGTGGAGCCCGTGGCGGAGATGAGCGGCAGACGCCGGTCGGCGACGAGGCGCTCGCCGATCACCGGGTCGGTGCCGATGACGAGCTCGAACACGCCCGGATGCCCGTGGCGCCGGGCCACACGATCGGCGATGGCGTTGGTCGCGATGGCCGTAAGCGGGGCGAGCAGGCTGGGCTTCCAGACCACGGTGTCGCCGCAGACCGCCGCGAGCATGGCGTTCCACGCCCAGACGGCGTTGGGGAAGTTGAACGCCGAGATGACGCCGATGGGCCCCAGCGGGTGCCACTGCTCCATCAGCCGGTGGCTCGGGCGCTCGCTGGGCATCGTCAGCCCGTACAACTGGCGGGAGAGCCCCACCGCGAAGTCCGCGATGTCGACCGTCTCCTGCACCTCGCCCAGCCCTTCCTGCAGGATCTTGCCGACCTCGAGCGA comes from the Planctomycetota bacterium genome and includes:
- the rpiA gene encoding ribose-5-phosphate isomerase RpiA — its product is MHDHAGGTDRLALEAVAPIQSGMIVGLGTGRTANRAIRALARRVRDEKLDIDCVCSSLASESLAKELGLPLVSFNEIEALDYTFDGADEVDHQLRMLKGGHGAITRQRLLAAVSRRCVYLASEEKLVQRLGTRALLAVTIIPFGIASTRNRLREMGLSGVLRRTLDGEVFVSDGGGVVFDMRFSEAADVEQLSLALDHVPGVVDHGFFLTEADEVFIEGKKGDIRVLTPPAQ
- a CDS encoding aldehyde dehydrogenase family protein → MALDLLRQLGIADDPRLAAGGAGVHVTNPATGERIATVRLDDEAAYEAAVGRATEAFPKWRNVPAPVRGQIVREIGDEFRAHKAALGALVSLEVGKILQEGLGEVQETVDIADFAVGLSRQLYGLTMPSERPSHRLMEQWHPLGPIGVISAFNFPNAVWAWNAMLAAVCGDTVVWKPSLLAPLTAIATNAIADRVARRHGHPGVFELVIGTDPVIGERLVADRRLPLISATGSTRMGKRVGQVVAERLGRCLLELGGNNAAIVDASADLNLAIPAIVFAAVGTAGQRCTTTRRLIVHESIADEVCARLVAAYKTIRLGDPLKEGTLVGPLINAHAVEMFLNAIVAATTQGGRVLCGGTRADVGLGGNFVAPAIVRAPASNLLPISREETFAPILYVFTFKAIEQAIALQNDVPQGLSSAIFTDSVRSAERFLSASGSDCGIANVNAGTSGAEIGGAFGGEKETGGGRESGSDSWKAYMRRQTNTVNFGTELKLAQGIRFD